Genomic segment of Streptomyces sp. NBC_00654:
GGGGAGATATCCGTCGAACTCGAAGGCGAGCACGGTCGGACGCTCGTCGTCAGCGGCGAGAACATCCCCCGCATCACCCTCACCCGCGCACCCGGCGCCGAGGCCGACGACCACATCGTCATCGGCACCCGCGACCCCGTACACCTCACGCTCACGGTGGACGGCCACGACGCCACGGTCCTGCCCGCCAAGGGCAGGCTCAGCCGCCGGTCCTACCGGGTCGATGTCACCCACGCGGGCACGTCCTACCGGCTGGTTCCCGACTCCGTCCCGAGCAGCCGGCTGACCCGCGACGGGAAGCACCTCGGCGACTTCTCGTCGGACGGCGACAGGCGGGTGATCGCCGAGTGGCGGGCGGGGGTCCCGGTCGAACCGCTCGACGCGGCGATCGGATACGCGCTGTCGGCGGCCTTCGGAACAGGTGGTCAGCCCCTGTGGATGATGGCGGTCGACGCGGTCAGCACGGCACTCCCATAGGGGCCGTTGGGCTCTGCCGCCCTGGCTCGTGCGACGTCAGCGGGCGTCCGCCGTGAGCTGGGTGGTGGCCAGTTCGCGGTACAGACCGTCGGACTCCACCAGCTCCTCGTGCGTCCCCGCCGTACGGACCCGGCCGTCCTCCAGGACCACGATGCGGTCCGCGTGCACGACGGTGGACAGGCGGTGGGCGATGACCAGGACCGTGGTCTCCTCGGCGAGTTCGAGGATGACATCGCGCAGCCGGTGCTCGTTGACGGCGTCCAGTTGCGAGGTCACCTCGTCCAGCAGGAGCAGGCGCGGCTTGCGCAGCAGGGCACGGGCGATGGCGATCCGCTGGCGCTCGCCGCCGGACAGGGTGACGCCCCGGTGGCCGACCGCCGTGTCGAGTCCGTCGGGCAGCCGGCCGACCAGGTCGTCGAGCCGGGTGCGCTCGACCGCCACGCGCAGCTCGTCCTCCGTGGCCCGGGGAGCGGCGAAGAGCAGGTTCTCCCTGAGGGTCCCGGCGAGAACCGGGGAGTCCTGTTCCACGTACGCGAGGGAGGCGCGCAGCTCGGCCAGCGGCCAGTCACGGATGTCCCGGCCGTCGACGGTTATCGTGCCCGCGTCGTGGTCGTAGAACCGTTCCAGCAGGCTGAACACGGTGGACTTGCCCGCGCCGGACGGCCCGACCAGCGCGACGAGCCCGCCGGAGGGCACATCGAAGGTGACGCTCTTGTGGGCCGGGGCGCGCTCGTCCCCGTAACCGAAGGCGACGTCCCGGAAGCTGACGCCGAGCGGAGTAGCGGGCGTGCCGGGCGTGCCGGGCGTGCCGGGCGTGGGCAGAACCCTTGTGGCCGCCGCCTGTCCGTCGGGTTCACCGGGTTTGCCGGGTTCGCCGGGTTCGCCGGGTTCGCCGGGCAGGGACTCGACCTCATCGATCCGGCGTACGGCGGCGAGGCCGCTCTGCAGGCCGGTCCAGCCCTCGACGAGACCGCCTATCGGACCCATCAGATAGAACAGGTACAGCAGGAAGGCGATGAGCGCCGAGACCTCCAGCGAGCCCGAGGCCACCCGGGCGCCCCCGACACCCAGTACGGCCAGGAAGGCCAGCTGGATGGACATCATCATCGTGACGTCGGAGACCGACGACCAACGGGCCACCGACACCCCCCGGTCGTGCGCGTGGCGCGCCGCTTCGGCGACGAGGGCGATCTCGCGTTCCTCGGCACCGCTCGCCTTGACCGTACGGTAGGCCTGGAGCACCCGGTCGAGAGCGGCGCCCATCGCACCGACGGACTCCTGGGCCCGGAGCTGGGCGCGCTGGATCCGGGGCATCAGGAGGGCGGTCACGGCACCGATGACAAGGATGACGAGCAGGGTGACCCCGAGGAGCACCGCGTCCATGTAGGCCATGAACGCGAGCGTGCCCAGCAGCATCAGCACGCTGTTGACCGACTCGACCATGCCGCTCGACAGGACCGTACGCAGCAGGGTCGTATCGCTGGTGACCCGGGACTGGAGGTCGCCGGGGGTCAGCCGGTCCACCGCGGGGACCTTCAACCGGAGTATGCGGCCGACGAGTTGGGTGCGGGCGCGCAGGACGACTCCCTCCCCGGTACGGGCCATGAGGTAGCGGCCGAACGCCGACAGACAGGCCCCGGCCACCACGACCGCGGTGAGCGCGATCAGTGGCGCGGCCGGTGAGTCGCCCTCGGCGAACGCGTCGACGGCGTACTTGGCCATGAGCGGCATGACGAGGCCCGCCCCGGAACCGGCGAGCGACAGCAGACCGGCCCACAGGAGCAGCCGCCAGTGCGGCCGGACCCGGCCGAGGAGGAGACGCAGGGGAGTGGGCTGTCCGGATGCGCTGTTCGTCGCGCCGTCCTCCGTACCGCTGATGCTCGCGCCGTCCACCGCGCCGCCCTCCCCGCCGCCGGCGATCGCCGTGCCGCTGATACTCGCGTCTTCCGCCGTGCCGCTGATGCTCGCGTCACCCGTCGTACCGCTGATGCTCGCGTCACCCGTCGTACCGCTGATGCTCGCGCCGCCGTCCGCCTCTGTCGCCGGACTCATCCGCTCTCCCCCTCGCTCGCCCACCGAAATCACCATCAGCGGACGGAAGTCGACCACGCCCGCCCCACGCCGGCCGTCCCACTGGATTGTCCGGCCGTCCCACCGGATTGTCCGGCCGTCCCGCCGGATGTCCGGCCGTCCCGCCCTGCCGCCCTACTGCCCTGCCGCCCGCCCGTACCCAGCATGCGGCGGCAGCCGAGAACGCCCGAGGGCGGCACCCCCTTCGCAGGGGGTGCCGCCCTCGGTATGTCGGACAGGTCCGATCCTCCGGTTTCCCGGGAAGGATCAGAAGTCCATGTCACCGCCCGGCATGCCGCCCGGAGCGGCCGCGGAGGCCTTCTCCGGCTTGTCGGCGATGACGGCCTCGGTGGTGAGGAAGAGCGCGGCGATGGACGCGGCGTTCTGCAGAGCGGAGCGCGTGACCTTCGCCGGGTCGAGAATGCCCTCGGCGATCATGTCGACGTACTCGCCGGTCGCGGCGTTGAGGCCGTGACCGATCGGCAGGTTGCGGACCTTCTCCACGACGACGCCACCCTCAAGACCACCGTTGACGGCGATCTGCTTGAGCGGGGCCTCCAGCGCGAGCTTCACGGCGTTGGCGCCCGTGGCCTCGTCACCGGTCAGGTCGAGCTTCTCGAAGACGGCCGAGGCCTGGAGCAGCGCCACGCCACCACCGGCGACGATGCCCTCCTCGACGGCGGCCTTGGCGTTGCGCACCGCGTCCTCGATGCGGTGCTTGCGCTCCTTGAGCTCGACCTCGGTCGCGGCACCGGCCTTGATGACGGCCACGCCGCCGGCCAGCTTCGCGAGGCGCTCCTGGAGCTTCTCGCGGTCGTAGTCCGAGTCGGAGTTCTCGATCTCGGCACGGATCTGGTTGACGCGACCCTGAACCTGGTCGCTGTCACCGGCACCGTCGACGATCGTGGTCTCGTCCTTGGTGATGACGACCTTGCGGGCGCGGCCGAGCAGGTCCAGGCCGGCGTTCTCCAGCTTGAGACCGACCTCCTCGGAGATCACGGTGCCACCGGTGAGGATGGCGATGTCCGCGAGCATGGCCTTGCGGCGGTCGCCGAAGCCCGGAGCCTTGACGGCGACGGACTTGAACGTGCCCTTGATCTTGTTGACGACCAGGGTCGACAGGGCCTCGCCCTCGACGTCCTCGGCGATGATCAGCAGGGGCTTGCCCGACTGCATGACCTTCTCCAGCAGCGGGATCAGGTCCTTGACGCTGGCGATCTTCGAGTTGACGATCAGGATGTACGGGTCGTCGAGCGACGCCTCCATACGCTCCATGTCGGTGGCGAAGTACGCCGAGATGTAGCCCTTGTCGAAGCGCATACCCTCGGTGAGCTCAAGCTCCAGCCCGAAGGTCTGGGACTCCTCGACGGTGATGACGCCTTCCTTGCCGACCTTGTCCATCGCCTCGGCGATCTTGGCGCCGATCTCGGTGTCGGCGGCGGAGATGGAGGCGGTCGAAGCGATCTGCTCCTTGGTCTCCACGTCCTTGGCCTGCTCCAGCAGAGCGGCGGAGACGGCCTCGACGGCCTTCTCGATGCCCCGCTTGAGCGCCATCGGGTTGGCACCGGCGGCAACGTTGCGCAGGCCCTCGCGGACGAGCGCCTGGGCGAGAACGGTGGCGGTGGTCGTACCGTCGCCGGCGACGTCGTCCGTCTTCTTGGCGACCTCCTTGACCAGCTCCGCACCGATCTTCTCGTACGGGTCCTCGAGCTCGATCTCCTTGGCGATGGAAACACCATCGTTGGTGATCGTGGGCGCGCCCCACTTCTTCTCGAGGACGACGTTACGACCCTTGGGGCCGAGGGTGACCTTGACGGCGTCGGCGAGCTGGTTCATCCCGCGCTCGAGACCGCGCCGTGCCTCCTCGTCGAACGCGATGATCTTGGCCATGTGAAGTGGTCCTCCCGGACAGGGGTGGATTTCTCCGGACCGAGTGGCGCCCGCGACGGACGGCCTGCCTGCCCGGTGGTTCCTTGCCCCACCGCGCCTGCGGGCCTCACCGGCCCGGTCCAAGTTTCTGTCACTCTCACCTGGAGAGTGCTAACGCCAATGATTAGCACTCGACCCCTGCGAGTGCAAGCAGGTG
This window contains:
- the groL gene encoding chaperonin GroEL (60 kDa chaperone family; promotes refolding of misfolded polypeptides especially under stressful conditions; forms two stacked rings of heptamers to form a barrel-shaped 14mer; ends can be capped by GroES; misfolded proteins enter the barrel where they are refolded when GroES binds) produces the protein MAKIIAFDEEARRGLERGMNQLADAVKVTLGPKGRNVVLEKKWGAPTITNDGVSIAKEIELEDPYEKIGAELVKEVAKKTDDVAGDGTTTATVLAQALVREGLRNVAAGANPMALKRGIEKAVEAVSAALLEQAKDVETKEQIASTASISAADTEIGAKIAEAMDKVGKEGVITVEESQTFGLELELTEGMRFDKGYISAYFATDMERMEASLDDPYILIVNSKIASVKDLIPLLEKVMQSGKPLLIIAEDVEGEALSTLVVNKIKGTFKSVAVKAPGFGDRRKAMLADIAILTGGTVISEEVGLKLENAGLDLLGRARKVVITKDETTIVDGAGDSDQVQGRVNQIRAEIENSDSDYDREKLQERLAKLAGGVAVIKAGAATEVELKERKHRIEDAVRNAKAAVEEGIVAGGGVALLQASAVFEKLDLTGDEATGANAVKLALEAPLKQIAVNGGLEGGVVVEKVRNLPIGHGLNAATGEYVDMIAEGILDPAKVTRSALQNAASIAALFLTTEAVIADKPEKASAAAPGGMPGGDMDF
- a CDS encoding ABC transporter ATP-binding protein; protein product: MSPATEADGGASISGTTGDASISGTTGDASISGTAEDASISGTAIAGGGEGGAVDGASISGTEDGATNSASGQPTPLRLLLGRVRPHWRLLLWAGLLSLAGSGAGLVMPLMAKYAVDAFAEGDSPAAPLIALTAVVVAGACLSAFGRYLMARTGEGVVLRARTQLVGRILRLKVPAVDRLTPGDLQSRVTSDTTLLRTVLSSGMVESVNSVLMLLGTLAFMAYMDAVLLGVTLLVILVIGAVTALLMPRIQRAQLRAQESVGAMGAALDRVLQAYRTVKASGAEEREIALVAEAARHAHDRGVSVARWSSVSDVTMMMSIQLAFLAVLGVGGARVASGSLEVSALIAFLLYLFYLMGPIGGLVEGWTGLQSGLAAVRRIDEVESLPGEPGEPGEPGKPGEPDGQAAATRVLPTPGTPGTPGTPATPLGVSFRDVAFGYGDERAPAHKSVTFDVPSGGLVALVGPSGAGKSTVFSLLERFYDHDAGTITVDGRDIRDWPLAELRASLAYVEQDSPVLAGTLRENLLFAAPRATEDELRVAVERTRLDDLVGRLPDGLDTAVGHRGVTLSGGERQRIAIARALLRKPRLLLLDEVTSQLDAVNEHRLRDVILELAEETTVLVIAHRLSTVVHADRIVVLEDGRVRTAGTHEELVESDGLYRELATTQLTADAR